The Streptomyces sp. NBC_00659 genomic interval TCGTCCGTCTTCCGGCGCCTGTTCCCGCGCAGCCTCAAAGTTCCGCCCTCTCACGATCTTCGCGTAGCGATACCTCGAAGCTACGGATCGCGGTCACGGCGGACCATGGCGGCTGCTGGCGGATCGGGGGTGGGGTTAACCCGAAGCCGGGTGACGACGCGGCTGCTGCCGTACACCTGGGCGTCGGACCGACAGGGCGCACCCGTCCCGCCGGAACCGCCGACGGGCGGGACTGCGGGGGTCACGGCTTGCGGGCCGCTTCGCCGCCGGGGCCCGCCTCGCCGTAGAGGCCCACTTCCTGACGCCGTCAGGCCTTGCGGGCCATCCCGGCGGCGATGAGGTGTTCCCAGACGGTGAGTTCCCGCTCCCCGCCGTCGCCCCACGGCTTGCCGACCTCTGCGGGGCGCCACAGGGAGGCGGGGACGACTCCCGGATCAAGGATCTGCAGACCGTCCAGCAGGGAGGCTATCTCCTCGTCGGTGCGCCAGCGGCCGCGGCCGAACGTCTGCTGGAGGACCTTCTCCGCCTCGGCCGTCTCCGGGTTGTTGCCGGAACGGAAGTGGCTGACGAAGAAGTAGCTTCCGGAGGGCACGCGGTCGCGCCAGTAGCGGACGATCGCGGCAGGGTCCTCCTCGTCGTTGACGTGGTGGAGGATGGCACTGAACACGACGGCGACCGGGCGTTCGAAGTCGATCATTTCCCGGGTCTCGGGGTGGTTGTAGACGGCCTCGGGGTCACGGACATCGGCCTCGATGACCCGGGTCCGGTCGTTCTCCTCCAGCAAGGCCCGCCCATGGACGAGCACTTGAGGGTCGATGTCGACGTACACCACGCGGGACTCCGGGGTATGGCGTTGCGCCACCTGGTGCACGTTGTCGGCGGTCGGCAGACCACTGCCCAGGTCGATGAACTGGGTCACGTCGGTGGTCGTCGCTATCTCCGCGATGGCCCGGGTCAACGCGGAGCGGTTGGCGAAGGCGATCGCGACCGAGCCGGGAAGGTCGCGTTTGAACACGTCGCCGATCTCCCGGTCCACGGCGTAGTTGTCCTTGCCGCCCAGCAGATAGTCGTAAACACGCGCGATACTGGGCTTGGTTGCGTCGATCGAGGTGCCTTCGCTCGTCATGACGACCATCCTCCCCTGCGCGAGATCCCGCTGCCCAGCACTTCGGACGATCGAACCGGCCGCGGGGTCTGGCATCTTGTGCTTCTCTTCAGCCCGGGTACGAGATCGAGCCCAGCGGCGGACAGGGGCTGAGCGCGGTGCCGACGCCGGGGCGTTCGACGAAGGCCCGTGCAACGGCGGCTTGTCGGCGCTGGGATTCCAGCTCGTCGGCCCGCCAGGCATCGCGCCTGGCGCGCGAGTAGTCCCACGAGTCGTCGATGACACTCAGGCTGATGTTGCCGGAGCTGCGCTGGATGTCCGCGTTCGTGGCGGCCTGTTGGAGCGAGGTCTGGGCCGCGGCGAGATCGATGCGGGTGATCAGGACGCCGGCGGTGTTCGGTGTGCGGGTCGGGAGGGGAGCCTGGGGCAACAGCGACACCCCGACGTCGTGGCGGCCGATGTTGTCGATGCTCGCCCTCTGGGCGTCTCGTGACATGACCTGCATCTCCTGATGCAGCCAGAAGAACTCGTCGAGGTCGGCAGGTGTGACGCGCATCCGCTGGTACACGGCGCGGAAGTGGGGATCGTTGTGCAGCGGTTGCAGAGCGGGCATGTGGAGCGCCACGCAGTCGTTGTAGCCCGCTGTCACCGCCACGTCGAGGTGGGAGAGCGCCTGCCCTGTCTGTCCCCGCGCGACGGCCAGGCCGGCGAGCCCGGCGTTGCCCGCGGCGACGAGCCAGGTGCCGTCGGGGCCGAGCGCCGCGGCGCGCGCGACGACGTCGTGGAAGCCCGCGGTGACGTCGACCTGCTGGGGGACACCGAGGAACGTACGCGCGAGCGAGGAGAGGACGCTCTGTCCCGGAACCACCGCGGCGGCAGCGTTGGCCATGTTTGCCACCAGCAGTTCGTGAACACGTGCGGCCAGTGAGTTGACCGTGTCGACCATGGATTTCCTCGGATCTCGGTGCTGAACAGTGCCTGCACGGAATTCTTTCCAGGGGACGAACCGGGGAAGATCAAAACGGCCGAATCCGGGATCGCACGAGCCGCCCGGTGGTAGGCCGCCGAGGCCGAGGGCCCCGGGATCAAACCGTTGGCCTGCCACGAGCCGCTCCGGCGAGAATGGGCGGATGATCGCCGCCTCGCCCGGAGGACCCGTCGAGCCTCCACGGATCGTCACCGAGCTCGCGGCGGGTTGGTCGGCACGGGCCGTATGGGAGAACGAGCTCGGCGGACTGACGTTCCGGATCAGCTCCGGTGACACGCAACGGTTTGTGAATTGACATCCTCCCCCTCTTAAACGAGGGGGATTCCAACCCGGCTGGGTTGAGGTTCACGGACGCTCGACCGCTGTTCGGGCGGTGTCGTCCCTCCGGCACCGGCTGTTCGCCGGGGGCGGGGGATCCCGCCCTGTCCTGCCGCGACGTTGACTGCTGCGTTGGTATCGGCGTTGCAGGCGAAGCCGCAGAAGGAGCAGACGAACTCGGCTTGGCTCTTGCGCGAGTTCTTGTCGATCCAACCGCAGACACTGCAGCGCAGACTGGTGTAGGGGGCGGGGACGTCTTCGACCCGGCCCGGGGCCTTGTGCCCGGTGCGCCGGCGGAGCAGGCCCCAGCCCCGGGCCAGGATCGCCCGGTTCAGCCCGGCCTTCTGCCTGACCTGCCTGCCGGGCTGCTCGGTGGTTCCCCTGGCCGAGCGGGTCATGTTCTTGATGTTCAGCTTCTCGAACCGCACCAGGCCGTAGGTGCGGGCCAGCATCGTCGAGGTCTTCTCGCACCAGTCCTTGCGCCGGTCGGCCTCACGCGCTTTGAGCCTGGCCACCTTGGCGTACTCGGCGCTCTTCTGCTCGCTTTCCTTCGGGGCACGTGCGGCACGTCGCTGGTGTTTACGGACCTGCGCGCGTTCCTTCACGGTGAGCTGCGGGCAGTTCAGCATCCGCCCATCCGAGAGGGCGGCCGTATTTTTCACGCCCCGGTCGATACCGATGACCTCTCCGGTGCCGGGTGCGGCGAGCGGTGCGGGGATGACCGCGAAGGCGATGTGCCACCGGCCGTTGCGCAAGGTGACACGGAACGTCTTCGCGGCGGGCAGCGCGGTCCGGGTAAGGCGGAAGCGGACCCAGCCGCAGCCGGGCACCTTCACCCGCGCCCACCGGCGGTTCAGCTTCTGCACCACCACCAAGCGGCCCATGACCTGCCTGCCGGTCTTCGCGTTCAGCTTCGGTGAACCGTCCTCGGCCAACTCCGGGACGCGGTCGGTGCCGATGACACGAAAGCCCTCATGCACGAACTTCTTGCGCCAGGTCGGCTCACCGAACCCGGACGTGAAGCGGGCATTCTTCGCTGTGGTGAAGTCCTTCAGGGCCTGTTGCTGCACGTCCGCGTTCCCCATGCCGAGCCACTCGTTGTCGCGCCGGGCCTCGGTGAGCTGGCGGCACTGCCCGGCGAAACCCGGCGCTGACCTGCGGCCCGGGCGCCAGTGCGCATGCTGTTCGACCGCCAGGTTCCACACGTACCGGGCGTGCGCGCAGTGCAGCAACATCTGCTGCTCCTGCGCGCACGTGGGGTACATACGGAACCTTGCCATGCCGTCACTGTAATAGCGCAATAACGCCATAACGGAGGAATGTTCAAATTCACGCTTCGCATCCCGAAGAACCCCACGCCCGGCTCACCGCTCAACCGGCCGCCGACCGGCGGCCCCCTCGACGCCGAGATCCTGCACCTGCTCGATATCGCCCTCGACACCGTCAGGGCGACGACGAATCGCCCTGACAGCGATTCCTCTGCCCCTGCCCTGCTCCACAGGGACTCGCATTCACCCCCGGCCCGAAGGCCAGGGCACCCTGCAAGGAAACGCAGTGGAACTACGGTCCGGGATGGGAGGAACCGCTGCTCGAAGCCTACGGGGTCGAGCCGGACCGGAAACGGATCATGTACTACCGGCTGTTGTGGGAACTCTCGGACTGAGCGGTGCGTCCGGACCGACCGATTGATGATCCGTCGTACCGGGCAGGGGTGGGATTCGGCGGTGAGTCCGCAGGTGATGAGGTC includes:
- a CDS encoding SAM-dependent methyltransferase, with the protein product MTSEGTSIDATKPSIARVYDYLLGGKDNYAVDREIGDVFKRDLPGSVAIAFANRSALTRAIAEIATTTDVTQFIDLGSGLPTADNVHQVAQRHTPESRVVYVDIDPQVLVHGRALLEENDRTRVIEADVRDPEAVYNHPETREMIDFERPVAVVFSAILHHVNDEEDPAAIVRYWRDRVPSGSYFFVSHFRSGNNPETAEAEKVLQQTFGRGRWRTDEEIASLLDGLQILDPGVVPASLWRPAEVGKPWGDGGERELTVWEHLIAAGMARKA
- a CDS encoding RNA-guided endonuclease InsQ/TnpB family protein, whose translation is MARFRMYPTCAQEQQMLLHCAHARYVWNLAVEQHAHWRPGRRSAPGFAGQCRQLTEARRDNEWLGMGNADVQQQALKDFTTAKNARFTSGFGEPTWRKKFVHEGFRVIGTDRVPELAEDGSPKLNAKTGRQVMGRLVVVQKLNRRWARVKVPGCGWVRFRLTRTALPAAKTFRVTLRNGRWHIAFAVIPAPLAAPGTGEVIGIDRGVKNTAALSDGRMLNCPQLTVKERAQVRKHQRRAARAPKESEQKSAEYAKVARLKAREADRRKDWCEKTSTMLARTYGLVRFEKLNIKNMTRSARGTTEQPGRQVRQKAGLNRAILARGWGLLRRRTGHKAPGRVEDVPAPYTSLRCSVCGWIDKNSRKSQAEFVCSFCGFACNADTNAAVNVAAGQGGIPRPRRTAGAGGTTPPEQRSSVREPQPSRVGIPLV